In the Mycolicibacterium thermoresistibile genome, one interval contains:
- the ripA gene encoding NlpC/P60 family peptidoglycan endopeptidase RipA → MGRSFRASAARWGGRVCAVPLIVGMALATTINCGSVAVADPGDPNEVATLVAAVANVNQKLQELGAAVQQKKESVNKALVDLQEARDAAEAAQAELKAAQESVETANTAIEDAQKRFDTFAAATYVNGPSVSYLTASDPADVLDTAVAGQVLATSAQQVMKNLQQARTEQVNKESLARLAKQRADEKLAAAQASQEAAVNALTEAQETFGAQQAELQKLTAEREAAQAKLNEVRTMSAATAGATSGANGSAPAAAPTPGAASGTQDPARNWDRAPGGPVVPYGDPSQWDLTLPAIPSAFVSGDPIAIINASLQIAATSAQVTADLGRRFLQRLGLVPTPTGYTNEGGIPRVYGRQATEYVIQRAMSQIGVPYSWGGGNAAGPSRGIDSGANTVGFDCSGLVLYAFAGVGIKLPHYSGAQYNLGRKIPSAQMRRGDVIFYGPGGSQHVTIYLGNGQMIEAPYTGSHVKISPVRTSGMTPYVVRYIEW, encoded by the coding sequence ATGGGACGCAGTTTTCGCGCCTCCGCCGCCCGCTGGGGCGGCCGAGTGTGTGCGGTGCCGCTCATTGTCGGGATGGCGCTGGCGACGACGATCAACTGCGGCAGCGTCGCGGTGGCCGATCCGGGAGATCCCAACGAGGTCGCCACGCTGGTCGCCGCGGTCGCGAACGTCAACCAGAAATTGCAGGAGCTCGGCGCGGCGGTCCAGCAGAAGAAGGAGAGCGTCAACAAGGCGCTCGTCGATCTGCAGGAGGCCCGCGACGCCGCCGAGGCCGCGCAGGCGGAACTCAAGGCCGCCCAGGAGAGTGTCGAAACCGCCAACACCGCAATCGAAGACGCGCAGAAGCGGTTCGACACCTTCGCGGCGGCGACGTATGTCAACGGCCCGTCGGTGTCCTATCTGACCGCCTCCGACCCCGCTGACGTGCTCGACACCGCGGTGGCCGGTCAGGTGCTGGCGACCAGCGCCCAGCAGGTGATGAAGAACCTGCAGCAGGCCCGCACCGAACAGGTGAACAAGGAATCTCTGGCCCGGCTGGCCAAACAGCGCGCCGACGAGAAGTTGGCCGCCGCCCAGGCCAGCCAGGAGGCGGCGGTGAACGCGCTGACCGAGGCGCAGGAGACGTTCGGCGCGCAGCAGGCCGAACTGCAGAAGCTCACCGCCGAGCGGGAAGCCGCCCAGGCGAAGTTGAACGAGGTCCGCACGATGTCGGCGGCGACCGCTGGGGCGACCTCCGGCGCCAACGGTTCGGCCCCCGCGGCCGCGCCGACACCCGGCGCCGCGAGCGGGACCCAGGACCCGGCCCGGAACTGGGACCGTGCGCCCGGCGGGCCGGTGGTCCCGTACGGCGATCCGAGCCAGTGGGACCTGACGTTGCCGGCCATCCCGAGCGCCTTCGTCAGCGGCGACCCGATCGCGATCATCAACGCGTCCCTGCAGATCGCCGCGACCTCCGCGCAGGTCACCGCCGATCTGGGCCGCAGATTCCTGCAGCGGCTCGGCCTGGTTCCCACCCCCACCGGCTACACGAACGAAGGCGGCATCCCGCGGGTCTACGGCCGCCAGGCCACCGAGTACGTGATCCAGCGGGCCATGTCGCAGATCGGTGTCCCGTACTCGTGGGGCGGCGGCAACGCGGCCGGCCCCAGCCGCGGCATCGACTCCGGCGCCAACACCGTCGGATTCGACTGCTCCGGGCTGGTGCTCTACGCCTTCGCCGGCGTGGGCATCAAACTGCCGCACTACTCCGGTGCGCAGTACAACCTGGGCCGCAAGATCCCGTCCGCCCAGATGCGCCGCGGCGACGTCATCTTCTACGGCCCGGGCGGCAGTCAGCACGTGACCATCTATCTGGGCAACGGGCAGATGATCGAGGCGCCCTACACCGGCTCCCACGTCAAGATCTCGCCCGTTCGCACCAGCGGCATGACCCCCTACGTCGTCCGCTACATCGAGTGGTGA
- a CDS encoding precorrin-8X methylmutase, with product MLDYIRDAAEIYRQSFATIRAEADLTRFPADVARVVVRLIHTCGQVDLTEHIAFTDDVVIRAHGALAGGAPILCDSSMVAAGITRSRLPADNEVVSLVADARAADLAARLGTTRSAAAVDLWAERLGGAVLAIGNAPTALFRLLELLDDGAPVPAAVLGGPVGFVGSAQSKQELIDRPRGMSYLVVTGRRGGSAMAAAAVNAIASEKE from the coding sequence GTGCTCGACTACATCCGCGACGCCGCGGAGATCTACCGGCAGTCGTTCGCGACGATCCGCGCCGAGGCCGATCTGACCCGGTTTCCCGCCGATGTCGCCCGGGTGGTGGTGCGGTTGATCCACACCTGCGGACAGGTGGACCTCACCGAGCACATCGCGTTCACCGACGATGTCGTCATCCGCGCGCATGGGGCACTGGCCGGCGGGGCCCCGATCCTGTGTGATTCGTCGATGGTCGCCGCCGGGATCACCCGGTCCCGGTTGCCCGCCGACAACGAGGTGGTGTCGCTGGTCGCCGACGCACGCGCCGCCGACCTCGCGGCGCGGCTGGGCACCACCCGCTCGGCGGCCGCGGTGGACCTGTGGGCCGAGCGGCTCGGCGGTGCGGTGCTGGCCATCGGCAACGCCCCGACCGCGCTGTTCCGGTTGCTCGAACTCCTCGACGACGGCGCACCGGTGCCCGCGGCCGTGCTCGGCGGACCGGTCGGCTTCGTCGGCTCGGCGCAGTCCAAACAGGAGCTGATCGACCGTCCGCGCGGTATGTCGTATCTGGTGGTGACCGGCCGGCGCGGCGGCAGCGCGATGGCCGCCGCCGCGGTGAACGCGATTGCGAGCGAGAAGGAATGA
- the ripB gene encoding NlpC/P60 family peptidoglycan endopeptidase RipB codes for MLRPLIPAILGLGVLIAAAGPATAAPDDGQWDPTLPKLISAGAPGDPLAIANASLAATAQATQVTMDLGRKFLASIGLGGSQPVSSVAPGRVRGPQAIEYVIRRGASQLGVPYSWGGGKPSGPSTGVGSGANTVGFDCSGFTQFAFAGVGVLIPKYSGDQYNTGRKVPVSQAKRGDLLFWGPGGSQHVALYLGNGQMLEASGSAGKVVAGPVRTAGLQPYAARIIET; via the coding sequence CTGCTCCGCCCGCTGATCCCGGCCATCCTGGGGCTGGGGGTGCTCATCGCCGCCGCCGGCCCGGCCACCGCGGCGCCCGACGACGGTCAGTGGGACCCCACCCTGCCCAAACTGATCAGCGCCGGCGCCCCGGGCGATCCGCTGGCCATCGCCAACGCCTCGCTGGCCGCCACCGCGCAGGCCACCCAGGTGACGATGGATCTCGGCCGCAAGTTCCTCGCCAGCATCGGGCTGGGCGGTTCACAACCGGTGAGCAGCGTCGCGCCGGGGCGGGTCCGCGGTCCGCAGGCCATCGAGTACGTCATCCGGCGCGGCGCCTCCCAGCTGGGCGTGCCCTACTCATGGGGCGGCGGGAAACCCAGCGGGCCCAGCACCGGGGTCGGGTCCGGCGCCAACACGGTCGGCTTCGACTGCTCGGGCTTCACCCAGTTCGCGTTCGCCGGGGTCGGCGTGCTGATCCCCAAGTACTCCGGCGACCAGTACAACACCGGGCGCAAGGTGCCGGTGTCGCAGGCCAAGCGGGGCGATCTGCTGTTCTGGGGTCCCGGTGGCAGCCAACACGTCGCGCTCTACCTCGGCAACGGCCAGATGCTGGAGGCGTCCGGCAGCGCCGGCAAAGTGGTGGCCGGTCCGGTGCGCACCGCGGGCCTGCAGCCCTACGCCGCGCGCATCATCGAAACCTGA
- the moxR1 gene encoding chaperone MoxR1, whose amino-acid sequence MTSPSGPQQGSGGYSGSAPAPGYPAGSHAAPPTNGGQSGLQADVHTLERTIFEVKRIIVGQDQLVERMLVGLLAKGHVLLEGVPGVAKTLAVETFARVVGGTFARIQFTPDLVPTDIVGTRIYRQGKEEFDIELGPVMVNFLLADEINRAPAKVQSALLEVMAERKISIGGKTFLLPKPFLVMATQNPIEQEGVYALPEAQRDRFLFKLNIDYPSPEEEREIIYRMGVKPPEPKQVLAPGDLLRLQEVAANNFVHHALVDYVVRVVTATREPEKFGMPDAKAWIAYGASPRASLGIIAAARALALVRGRDYVIPQDVVEVIPDVLRHRLVLTYDALADEVTAETVINRILQTVALPQVNAVPQQAPPAQPMPTAATAASGR is encoded by the coding sequence ATGACGTCACCGAGTGGGCCCCAGCAGGGCTCCGGAGGGTATTCCGGATCGGCCCCTGCCCCGGGTTATCCGGCGGGCTCGCACGCCGCGCCCCCGACCAACGGCGGTCAGTCCGGTCTGCAGGCCGACGTGCACACGCTGGAACGGACCATCTTCGAGGTCAAACGCATCATCGTCGGCCAGGACCAACTGGTCGAGCGGATGCTGGTGGGCCTGCTGGCCAAGGGGCACGTGCTGCTCGAGGGTGTGCCCGGGGTCGCCAAGACGCTGGCCGTGGAGACCTTCGCCCGGGTCGTCGGCGGCACCTTCGCCCGCATCCAGTTCACCCCCGACCTGGTGCCCACCGACATCGTCGGCACCCGGATCTACCGCCAGGGCAAAGAGGAGTTCGACATCGAACTCGGCCCGGTGATGGTCAACTTCCTGCTCGCCGACGAGATCAACCGCGCACCGGCCAAGGTGCAGTCGGCGCTGCTGGAGGTGATGGCCGAACGCAAGATCTCGATCGGCGGCAAGACGTTCCTGCTGCCGAAGCCGTTCCTGGTGATGGCCACCCAGAACCCGATCGAGCAGGAGGGCGTGTACGCCCTGCCGGAGGCGCAGCGGGACCGGTTCCTGTTCAAACTGAACATCGACTACCCGTCGCCGGAGGAGGAGCGCGAGATCATCTACCGGATGGGCGTCAAGCCGCCGGAACCCAAACAGGTGCTCGCGCCCGGTGACCTGCTGCGGCTGCAGGAGGTGGCGGCCAACAACTTCGTGCACCACGCCCTGGTCGACTACGTGGTGCGGGTGGTCACCGCGACCCGGGAACCGGAGAAGTTCGGGATGCCCGACGCCAAGGCGTGGATCGCCTACGGCGCCTCGCCGCGCGCCTCGCTGGGCATCATCGCCGCCGCCCGGGCGCTGGCGCTGGTGCGGGGCCGCGATTACGTCATCCCGCAGGACGTCGTCGAGGTCATCCCGGACGTGCTGCGGCACCGCCTGGTGCTGACCTATGACGCCCTGGCCGACGAGGTCACCGCGGAGACCGTGATCAACCGCATCCTGCAGACGGTGGCGCTGCCGCAGGTGAACGCCGTGCCGCAGCAGGCGCCGCCGGCCCAGCCGATGCCTACCGCCGCGACCGCGGCCAGTGGTCGGTGA
- a CDS encoding TetR/AcrR family transcriptional regulator, with amino-acid sequence MAQHGLSVRSPTDRRQPLRSDQRRTAILAALDEQLRVTGFERLNIAEVARQAGVTRSAFYFYFENKAAAVAALLDPMYDDVFAANDLLTADGDPRQRIRAMIETLLDTGERHRYLLQAMLEARAVSSSVRTLWDTARESFVPAVAAMIRTERSAGRAPDGCDPVVLATALLEFNDRLLERFTAGTALSRQQLRDGAEAVWLGSIYPGPIGGPGPRPDPRPDRHPESTPSSRF; translated from the coding sequence ATGGCGCAGCACGGCCTGTCGGTGCGGTCCCCGACCGACCGGCGCCAACCACTGCGCAGCGATCAGCGCCGCACCGCGATCCTGGCCGCCCTCGACGAGCAACTGCGGGTGACCGGTTTCGAACGCCTCAACATCGCCGAGGTGGCCCGGCAGGCGGGAGTCACCCGGTCGGCGTTCTACTTCTACTTCGAGAACAAGGCGGCCGCGGTGGCGGCGCTGCTCGACCCGATGTATGACGACGTGTTCGCCGCCAACGACCTGCTGACCGCCGACGGTGATCCGCGGCAGCGGATCCGGGCGATGATCGAAACGCTGCTGGACACCGGGGAACGGCACCGCTACCTGCTGCAGGCCATGCTGGAGGCGCGCGCGGTCAGCAGTTCGGTGCGCACCCTGTGGGACACCGCCCGGGAATCGTTCGTTCCGGCGGTCGCGGCGATGATCCGCACCGAGCGGTCCGCCGGCCGGGCGCCCGACGGTTGCGATCCGGTGGTGCTGGCCACCGCGCTGCTGGAGTTCAACGACCGTCTGCTGGAGCGGTTCACCGCCGGGACGGCGTTGTCGCGGCAGCAGTTGCGCGACGGCGCCGAAGCCGTGTGGCTGGGCAGCATCTATCCGGGCCCGATCGGCGGACCCGGTCCCCGTCCCGATCCACGTCCCGATCGACATCCCGAATCGACACCGTCGAGCAGATTCTGA
- a CDS encoding precorrin-2 C(20)-methyltransferase: MTVSQHGGAQHRGTLYGVGLGPGDPELVTVKAARVIGEADVVAYHSARHGRSIARSIAEPYLRPGQLEEHLVYPVTTETTDHPGGYAGAMEDFYTEAADRIAAHLEAGRDVALLAEGDPLFYSSYMHMHTRLTERFDAVIVPGVTSVSAASAATGTPLVQGDEVLSILPGTLPADELTRRLADTDAAVVLKLGRSYPTVRQALSDAGRLDEAFYVERASTPAQRVAPAGEVDAERVPYFSLAMVPSAVNRPARTGTGSVAVVGLGPGDPDWMTPQSRRELAAATDLIGYGPYLDRIPVRAGQRRHPSDNTDEPARARLACSLAEQGCAVAVVSSGDPGVFAMATAVLEEARAWPGVQVRVVPAMTAAQAVASRVGAPLGHDYAVISLSDRLKPWDVIAARLKAAASADLVLAIYNPASKTRTWQVGAMRDLLLEHRDPATPVVIGRDVSGPQESVRVVRLAELDPADVDMRCLLIIGSSQTRWYTDGGDRVFTPRRYPG, from the coding sequence ATGACCGTCTCGCAACACGGGGGGGCGCAACACAGGGGCACGCTCTACGGCGTCGGTCTCGGGCCCGGCGACCCGGAACTGGTGACGGTCAAGGCCGCCCGGGTGATCGGCGAGGCCGATGTGGTCGCCTACCACAGCGCCCGGCACGGCCGCAGCATCGCCCGCAGCATCGCCGAACCGTACCTGCGTCCCGGGCAGCTCGAAGAGCACCTGGTGTATCCGGTGACCACCGAGACCACCGACCATCCGGGCGGCTACGCCGGGGCGATGGAGGACTTCTACACCGAGGCGGCCGACCGCATCGCCGCCCATTTGGAGGCCGGCCGGGACGTGGCGCTGCTGGCCGAGGGCGATCCGCTGTTCTACAGCTCCTACATGCACATGCACACCCGGCTCACCGAGCGGTTCGACGCGGTGATCGTGCCGGGCGTGACGTCGGTGAGCGCGGCCTCGGCGGCGACGGGCACCCCGCTGGTGCAGGGCGACGAGGTGTTGTCGATCCTGCCCGGCACCCTGCCCGCCGATGAACTGACCCGCCGGCTCGCCGACACCGACGCCGCGGTCGTGCTCAAACTCGGCCGCTCCTACCCCACTGTCCGCCAAGCACTCTCGGATGCCGGCCGGCTGGACGAGGCGTTCTATGTCGAACGGGCCAGCACACCCGCACAGCGGGTGGCGCCGGCCGGTGAGGTCGACGCCGAGAGGGTGCCGTACTTCTCGCTGGCGATGGTGCCGAGTGCGGTGAACCGCCCGGCCCGCACCGGCACCGGCAGTGTCGCGGTGGTGGGCCTGGGTCCCGGCGACCCGGACTGGATGACCCCGCAGTCCCGTCGCGAGCTGGCGGCCGCCACCGATCTCATCGGCTATGGCCCGTATCTGGACCGGATCCCGGTGCGGGCCGGGCAACGTCGCCACCCCAGCGACAACACCGACGAGCCGGCCCGGGCGCGGCTGGCGTGCAGCCTGGCCGAACAGGGTTGTGCGGTGGCGGTGGTGTCCTCCGGCGATCCGGGGGTGTTCGCGATGGCCACCGCGGTGTTGGAGGAGGCCCGCGCCTGGCCCGGGGTGCAGGTCCGGGTCGTTCCGGCGATGACGGCCGCCCAGGCCGTCGCCAGCCGGGTGGGGGCGCCGCTGGGACATGACTACGCGGTGATCTCGCTGTCCGACCGGCTCAAGCCCTGGGACGTCATCGCCGCCCGGTTGAAGGCCGCCGCGAGCGCGGATCTGGTGCTGGCCATCTACAACCCGGCGTCGAAGACCCGCACCTGGCAGGTCGGCGCGATGCGCGATCTGCTGCTGGAGCACCGCGATCCGGCCACCCCGGTGGTGATCGGCCGCGACGTGTCCGGGCCGCAGGAGTCGGTTCGGGTGGTGCGGCTGGCCGAACTGGATCCCGCCGACGTCGACATGCGCTGCCTGCTGATCATCGGCTCCTCGCAGACGCGCTGGTACACCGATGGCGGTGACCGGGTGTTCACCCCGCGCCGCTATCCGGGATGA
- the cobG gene encoding precorrin-3B synthase, with translation MERAREHDACPGALSVHPAADGALARIRLPGGMLTPAQLTALADAARRFGSEAMELTSRGNIQIRGISDPAAVADAVAAAGLLPSPTHETVRNIVASPLSGRCGGATDIRPWVTRLDHAIQSELALAALPGRFLFGIDDGRGDIAALAADVAVQTLGASGDEAAVLLAGRDSGVRVAAGDAVEVMVTVARRFTASRGGAWRIAELDDTSALLDGFARRAAPAPATPAPRPPIGWIPQDDGRVTLAAGVPLGVLTARLAEFLAAIDAPLIVTPWRSVLVCDLDEGVADTAVRVLAPLGLIFDENSPWLRISSCTGLPGCARSAADVRADAARAATEAAPPGQTRVHRHFVGCERACGTPPGAQVLVATGEGYRLRNPHP, from the coding sequence GTGGAACGTGCGCGTGAACACGACGCCTGCCCCGGCGCCCTGTCGGTGCACCCGGCGGCCGACGGCGCGCTGGCCCGCATCCGACTGCCCGGCGGCATGCTCACGCCGGCGCAACTGACCGCACTGGCCGATGCGGCACGCCGATTCGGTTCGGAAGCAATGGAACTCACCTCCCGAGGCAACATCCAGATCCGCGGGATCAGCGACCCGGCCGCGGTGGCCGACGCCGTTGCCGCCGCCGGTCTGCTGCCGTCGCCGACACATGAGACGGTGCGCAACATCGTCGCCTCCCCGCTGTCCGGCCGCTGCGGCGGCGCCACCGACATCCGGCCCTGGGTGACCCGGCTCGATCACGCCATCCAGTCCGAATTGGCGCTGGCGGCGTTGCCGGGCCGGTTCCTGTTCGGCATCGACGACGGCCGCGGGGACATCGCGGCGCTGGCCGCCGATGTGGCCGTGCAGACGCTCGGAGCGTCCGGCGACGAGGCGGCGGTGCTGCTGGCCGGGCGCGACAGCGGCGTCCGGGTGGCCGCCGGGGACGCCGTCGAGGTCATGGTCACCGTCGCCAGACGATTCACCGCGAGCCGCGGCGGCGCCTGGCGGATCGCCGAACTCGACGACACCTCGGCGTTGCTCGACGGGTTCGCACGCAGGGCCGCTCCCGCCCCGGCCACACCGGCTCCCCGTCCGCCGATCGGGTGGATCCCGCAGGACGACGGGCGAGTCACGCTCGCCGCCGGGGTGCCGCTGGGAGTGCTGACCGCCCGGCTGGCCGAGTTCCTGGCCGCGATCGACGCGCCGCTGATCGTCACCCCGTGGCGGTCGGTGCTGGTGTGCGACCTCGACGAGGGCGTCGCCGACACGGCCGTGCGGGTGCTTGCGCCGCTGGGCCTGATCTTCGACGAGAACTCGCCGTGGCTGCGGATCAGTTCCTGCACCGGGCTGCCCGGGTGCGCGCGGTCGGCCGCCGACGTCCGCGCCGACGCCGCCCGGGCCGCCACCGAAGCGGCTCCGCCCGGGCAGACCCGGGTGCACCGGCACTTCGTCGGCTGCGAGCGGGCCTGCGGCACACCGCCGGGCGCGCAGGTGCTGGTGGCGACGGGAGAGGGATACCGGCTGCGCAACCCCCACCCGTAA
- the cobN gene encoding cobaltochelatase subunit CobN has protein sequence MAQPTAEPDTRPTVLLLSTSDTDLITARASGARYRWANPSRLVDGELDELLTGTDIAVIRILGGYRAWQDGIDTVVASGIPTVVVSGEQTPDADLMEHSTTPQGAALQAHIYLAQGGTDNLANLYAFLCDTVLMTGFGFEPPSLTPSWGLLERTAVRTDGPTIAVLYYRAQHLAGNTAYVEALCEAIEAAGGRALPVYCASLRTAEPELLELLGTADALITTVLAAGGAVPAAVSAGGDDDSWNVAHLAALDMPILQGLCLTSSRAQWVDNDDGLSPLDVASQVAVPEFDGRIITVPFSFKEIDDEGLTSYVPDRERCARVAGLAVRYARLRAVEAADKRVALVFSAYPTKHARIGNAVGLDTPASAVALLKALRDKGYQIGDIPGLDAGDGDALMHALIERGGQDPDWVTDKQFTENPIRVSAKDYRAWFDTLPAEFADAVVEHWGPPPGELFVDRSRDPDGEIVIAALQAGNVVLMVQPPRGFGENPVAIYHDPDLPPSHHYLAAYRWLDNTFPNGFGADVVVHLGKHGNLEWLPGKTLGMSAQCGPDAALGDLPLIYPFLVNDPGEGTQAKRRAHATLVDHLIPPMARAETYGDIARLEQLLDEHANVSALDPAKLPAIRQQIWTLMRAAKMDHDLGLEERPDEDSFDDMLLHVDGWLCEIKDVQIRDGLHILGQTPQGEAELDLVLAILRSRQLFGGEQTVPGLRQALGLSEDGRDERATVDAVEAAARGYVAELQASGWDPAAADRIADNPAVAEILRFAATEVVPRLAGTAREIEQVLRALDGRFIEAGPSGSPLRGLVNVLPTGRNFYSVDPKAVPSKLAWETGVALADSLLNRFREDHGRWPESVGLSVWGTSAMRTAGDDIAEVLALLGVRPIWDDASRRVVDLEPIPLDELGRPRIDVTVRISGFFRDAFPHVVTMLDDAVQLVAGLDEPAEHNYVRAHAQADLAEHGDHRRATTRIFGSKPGTYGAGLLQLIDSRNWRDDADLAQVYTAWGGFAYGRGLDGAPAADDMTRQYRRIVVAAKNTDTREHDIADSDDYFQYHGGMVATVRALTGKDPAAYIGDNTRPDSVRTRTLHEETARVFRARVVNPRWMNAMRRHGYKGAFEMAATVDYLFGYDATANVMADWMYEQLTQQYVLDEENRKFMAESNPWALHGMAERLLEAAGRGMWEKPEASTLDALRQVLLETEGELEG, from the coding sequence GTGGCCCAGCCGACTGCCGAGCCGGATACCCGGCCGACCGTATTACTGCTGTCAACCTCTGACACCGACCTGATCACCGCCCGCGCGAGCGGCGCCCGTTACCGCTGGGCGAATCCGTCGCGGCTGGTGGACGGGGAGCTCGACGAGCTGCTGACCGGCACCGACATCGCCGTCATCCGCATCCTCGGCGGATATCGGGCCTGGCAGGACGGCATCGACACGGTGGTCGCCAGTGGCATCCCGACCGTCGTGGTCAGCGGCGAGCAGACCCCCGACGCCGATTTGATGGAGCACTCCACCACGCCGCAGGGGGCGGCCCTGCAGGCGCACATCTACCTGGCCCAGGGTGGCACCGACAACCTCGCGAACCTGTACGCGTTCCTGTGCGACACGGTGCTGATGACCGGCTTCGGCTTCGAACCTCCGTCGCTCACCCCCAGCTGGGGCCTGCTGGAACGGACGGCGGTCCGGACCGACGGGCCCACCATCGCGGTGCTCTACTACCGCGCCCAGCATCTGGCCGGCAACACCGCCTACGTCGAGGCGCTGTGCGAGGCCATCGAAGCCGCCGGCGGACGGGCGTTGCCGGTGTACTGTGCCTCGCTGCGCACCGCCGAACCCGAACTGCTCGAACTGCTCGGCACCGCCGACGCGTTGATCACCACCGTGCTGGCGGCCGGGGGAGCGGTACCGGCGGCGGTGTCGGCCGGCGGCGACGACGACAGCTGGAACGTCGCGCATCTGGCCGCGCTGGACATGCCCATCCTGCAGGGGTTGTGTCTGACCAGTTCCCGGGCGCAATGGGTGGACAACGACGACGGGCTGTCACCGCTCGACGTCGCCAGCCAGGTGGCGGTGCCCGAATTCGACGGCCGGATCATCACCGTCCCGTTCTCGTTCAAGGAGATCGACGACGAGGGACTGACCTCCTATGTGCCCGACCGGGAGCGCTGTGCGCGGGTGGCCGGGCTGGCGGTGCGCTACGCGCGGCTACGTGCCGTGGAGGCCGCGGACAAGCGGGTGGCCCTGGTGTTCTCGGCGTATCCGACCAAACACGCCCGGATCGGCAACGCCGTCGGCCTGGACACCCCGGCAAGCGCGGTGGCGCTGCTGAAAGCCCTGCGGGACAAGGGGTATCAGATCGGTGACATCCCCGGGCTGGACGCCGGCGACGGTGACGCGTTGATGCATGCGCTGATCGAACGCGGGGGACAGGATCCGGACTGGGTGACCGACAAACAGTTCACCGAGAACCCGATCCGGGTGTCGGCCAAGGACTACCGCGCGTGGTTCGACACCCTCCCCGCCGAATTCGCCGACGCGGTGGTCGAGCACTGGGGTCCGCCGCCCGGCGAGCTGTTCGTCGACCGCAGCCGGGACCCGGACGGGGAGATCGTGATCGCCGCGCTGCAGGCGGGCAACGTGGTGCTGATGGTGCAGCCGCCGCGCGGCTTCGGGGAGAACCCGGTGGCCATCTACCACGACCCGGATCTGCCGCCCAGTCACCACTATCTGGCCGCATACCGGTGGCTGGACAACACCTTCCCGAACGGTTTCGGCGCCGACGTCGTGGTGCACCTGGGCAAGCACGGCAATCTGGAATGGTTGCCGGGCAAGACGCTGGGCATGTCGGCCCAGTGCGGTCCGGACGCCGCGCTGGGGGATCTGCCGCTGATCTACCCGTTCCTGGTCAACGATCCCGGCGAAGGCACCCAGGCCAAACGCCGCGCCCACGCCACGCTGGTCGACCACCTGATCCCCCCGATGGCGCGCGCCGAGACCTACGGCGACATCGCGCGGCTGGAACAGCTTCTCGATGAGCACGCCAACGTGTCCGCGCTGGACCCGGCGAAACTGCCGGCCATCCGCCAGCAGATCTGGACGTTGATGCGGGCGGCGAAGATGGATCACGATCTGGGCCTCGAGGAACGGCCGGACGAGGACTCCTTCGACGACATGCTGCTGCACGTCGACGGCTGGCTGTGCGAGATCAAGGACGTGCAGATCCGCGACGGGCTGCACATTCTCGGCCAGACCCCGCAGGGGGAGGCCGAACTCGACCTGGTGCTGGCGATCCTGCGGTCCCGCCAGCTGTTCGGCGGTGAGCAGACCGTGCCCGGTCTGCGGCAGGCGCTGGGGCTGTCCGAGGACGGCCGGGACGAACGCGCCACCGTCGACGCGGTGGAGGCTGCGGCCCGCGGTTACGTCGCCGAACTGCAGGCCAGCGGCTGGGATCCGGCTGCCGCCGACCGGATCGCCGACAACCCGGCCGTCGCGGAGATTCTGCGGTTCGCCGCGACCGAGGTGGTGCCCCGGCTGGCCGGTACCGCGCGTGAGATCGAGCAGGTGCTGCGCGCGCTGGACGGGCGGTTCATCGAGGCCGGACCGTCCGGTTCACCGCTGCGCGGACTGGTCAACGTGTTGCCCACCGGCCGCAACTTCTACTCGGTGGACCCCAAGGCGGTGCCGTCCAAGTTGGCCTGGGAAACCGGTGTGGCACTGGCGGATTCGCTCCTCAACCGGTTCCGCGAGGATCACGGCCGGTGGCCCGAGTCGGTGGGGCTGTCGGTGTGGGGAACCTCGGCGATGCGCACCGCCGGTGACGACATCGCCGAAGTGCTTGCGCTGCTGGGGGTTCGACCGATCTGGGACGACGCATCCAGGCGTGTGGTCGACCTGGAGCCGATCCCGCTGGACGAGCTGGGGCGGCCGCGCATCGATGTGACGGTGCGGATATCCGGATTCTTCCGGGACGCGTTCCCGCATGTGGTCACCATGCTCGACGATGCGGTGCAACTGGTGGCCGGGCTCGACGAGCCGGCCGAGCACAACTACGTCCGTGCCCACGCCCAGGCCGATCTCGCCGAGCACGGTGACCATCGTCGCGCCACCACGAGGATTTTCGGTTCCAAGCCGGGAACCTACGGCGCGGGGCTGCTGCAGTTGATCGACAGCCGTAACTGGCGCGACGACGCCGACCTCGCCCAGGTCTACACCGCCTGGGGCGGCTTCGCCTACGGCCGCGGGCTGGACGGTGCGCCGGCCGCCGACGACATGACCCGGCAGTACCGCCGGATCGTCGTGGCCGCCAAGAACACCGACACCCGAGAACACGACATCGCCGACTCCGACGACTATTTCCAGTACCACGGCGGGATGGTCGCCACGGTGCGGGCGCTCACCGGCAAGGACCCGGCGGCCTACATCGGCGACAACACCCGGCCTGACTCGGTGCGAACCCGCACCCTGCACGAGGAGACCGCCCGGGTGTTCCGGGCCCGGGTGGTCAACCCGCGGTGGATGAACGCCATGCGCCGGCACGGGTACAAGGGCGCGTTCGAGATGGCCGCCACGGTGGACTACCTGTTCGGTTACGACGCCACCGCGAACGTGATGGCCGACTGGATGTACGAGCAGCTCACCCAGCAGTACGTGCTCGACGAGGAGAACCGCAAGTTCATGGCGGAGTCCAATCCGTGGGCGCTGCACGGGATGGCCGAGCGTCTGCTGGAGGCCGCCGGACGCGGGATGTGGGAGAAACCCGAGGCCTCCACGCTCGATGCGCTGCGGCAGGTGCTGCTGGAGACCGAAGGGGAGTTGGAGGGCTGA